A single genomic interval of Camelina sativa cultivar DH55 chromosome 11, Cs, whole genome shotgun sequence harbors:
- the LOC104727077 gene encoding protein trichome birefringence-like 12 isoform X2, giving the protein MPSKLRSSLLPRLLLLSLLLLLFYSLLLLRRPIASSNLVSPPPCDLFSGRWVFNPDTPKPLYDETCPFHRNAWNCLRNKRENTDVINSWRWVPNGCGLSRIDPTRFLRMMRNKNVGFVGDSLNENFLVSFLCILRVADPSAVKWKKKKAWRGAYFPKFNVTVAYHRSVLLSKYQWQPKKSSAEANQDGVKGIYRVDVDVPANEWINVTSFYDVLIFNSGHWWGYDKFPKETPLVFYRKGNPINPPLDILQGFEVVLQHMVFYIQREVPEKTLKFWRLQSPRHFYGGDWNQNGSCLLEKPLEESQEQWSEQRS; this is encoded by the exons ATGCCGTCGAAGCTCCGATCTTCACTTCTTCCACGTCTTCTACTCCTTTCTCTCCTCTTACTTCTCTTCTATTCCTTACTCCTTCTCCGCCGTCCGATCGCTTCTTCGAACCTCGTCTCTCCTCCGCCGTGCGATCTTTTCTCCGGCAGATGGGTCTTCAATCCAGATACTCCGAAACCGTTGTACGACGAGACTTGTCCTTTCCACAGAAACGCTTGGAATTGTTTACGGAACAAGCGAGAGAACACGGACGTTATCAATTCATGGAGATGGGTGCCTAATGGTTGCGGGTTGAGTCGAATTGACCCGACCCGGTTTCTAAGGATGATGAGGAACAAGAATGTTGGGTTTGTTGGGGATTCTTTGAATGAGAACTTCTTGGTTTCGTTCTTGTGTATACTTAGAGTGGCTGATCCGAGTGCTgtgaagtggaagaagaaaaaagcttgGCGTGGAGCTTACTTCCCTAAGTTCAATGTCACTGTTGCTTATCACAGATCTGTTCTCCTCTCTAAATATCA GTGGCAGCCGAAGAAGTCATCTGCTGAAGCTAATCAAGATGGAGTGAAAGGAATATATCGAGTTGACGTTGACGTTCCTGCAAATGAGTGGATCAATGTCACTAGCTTCTATGATGTTCTCATTTTTAACTCTGGCCATTG gtGGGGTTACGATAAGTTTCCTAAAGAGACACCTCTAGTATTCTATCGAAAGGGAAACCCGATAAATCCTCCTCTTGATATATTGCAAGGATTTGAAGTAGTTCTTCAACATATGGTGTTTTATATCCAAAGAGAAGTACCAGAAAAGACCCTTAAGTTCTGGCGCTTGCAATCACCAAGGCACTTCTATGGTGGTGATTGGAACCAGAATGGAAGTTGTTTACTCGAGAAACCACTCGAAGAAAGCCAG GAACAATGGAGTGAACAAAGAAGCTAG
- the LOC104727077 gene encoding protein trichome birefringence-like 12 isoform X1 codes for MPSKLRSSLLPRLLLLSLLLLLFYSLLLLRRPIASSNLVSPPPCDLFSGRWVFNPDTPKPLYDETCPFHRNAWNCLRNKRENTDVINSWRWVPNGCGLSRIDPTRFLRMMRNKNVGFVGDSLNENFLVSFLCILRVADPSAVKWKKKKAWRGAYFPKFNVTVAYHRSVLLSKYQWQPKKSSAEANQDGVKGIYRVDVDVPANEWINVTSFYDVLIFNSGHWWGYDKFPKETPLVFYRKGNPINPPLDILQGFEVVLQHMVFYIQREVPEKTLKFWRLQSPRHFYGGDWNQNGSCLLEKPLEESQLDLWFDPRNNGVNKEARKINQIIKNELQNKKIKLLDLTHLSEFRADAHPAIWLGKQDAVAIWGQDCMHWCLPGVPDTWVDILSELILTNLKTE; via the exons ATGCCGTCGAAGCTCCGATCTTCACTTCTTCCACGTCTTCTACTCCTTTCTCTCCTCTTACTTCTCTTCTATTCCTTACTCCTTCTCCGCCGTCCGATCGCTTCTTCGAACCTCGTCTCTCCTCCGCCGTGCGATCTTTTCTCCGGCAGATGGGTCTTCAATCCAGATACTCCGAAACCGTTGTACGACGAGACTTGTCCTTTCCACAGAAACGCTTGGAATTGTTTACGGAACAAGCGAGAGAACACGGACGTTATCAATTCATGGAGATGGGTGCCTAATGGTTGCGGGTTGAGTCGAATTGACCCGACCCGGTTTCTAAGGATGATGAGGAACAAGAATGTTGGGTTTGTTGGGGATTCTTTGAATGAGAACTTCTTGGTTTCGTTCTTGTGTATACTTAGAGTGGCTGATCCGAGTGCTgtgaagtggaagaagaaaaaagcttgGCGTGGAGCTTACTTCCCTAAGTTCAATGTCACTGTTGCTTATCACAGATCTGTTCTCCTCTCTAAATATCA GTGGCAGCCGAAGAAGTCATCTGCTGAAGCTAATCAAGATGGAGTGAAAGGAATATATCGAGTTGACGTTGACGTTCCTGCAAATGAGTGGATCAATGTCACTAGCTTCTATGATGTTCTCATTTTTAACTCTGGCCATTG gtGGGGTTACGATAAGTTTCCTAAAGAGACACCTCTAGTATTCTATCGAAAGGGAAACCCGATAAATCCTCCTCTTGATATATTGCAAGGATTTGAAGTAGTTCTTCAACATATGGTGTTTTATATCCAAAGAGAAGTACCAGAAAAGACCCTTAAGTTCTGGCGCTTGCAATCACCAAGGCACTTCTATGGTGGTGATTGGAACCAGAATGGAAGTTGTTTACTCGAGAAACCACTCGAAGAAAGCCAG CTTGACTTGTGGTTTGATCCCAGGAACAATGGAGTGAACAAAGAAGCTAGAAAGATCAACCAAATCATCAAGAATGagttgcaaaacaaaaagatcaagTTACTTGACCTGACCCATCTAAGTGAATTCAGAGCAGATGCTCATCCAGCTATCTGGTTAGGGAAGCAAGACGCGGTTGCAATATGGGGACAAGACTGTATGCATTGGTGCCTACCGGGCGTTCCGGACACATGGGTCGATATCTTATCAGAACTAATTCTCACTAACTTAAAAACAGAGTGA
- the LOC104727078 gene encoding uncharacterized protein LOC104727078 translates to MSLRLLHLLPQNTCFPRNLEYQQQRLTRPVTRIQCARRDDEDDEIISNMRLRRPKRKKKIMSDSELAKDLAREIGKANTASEQRREAMKKSGEILWGEFCKHMGLKEDEMRIKWRKIEEEEERLSLVREFVDEWAGDFQPLSVRSVKEMVELECFGSDKTIDPSSSSPSMSSFSGLFPGLKRIIGFE, encoded by the coding sequence atgtcGCTGAGATTACTTCACCTTCTTCCCCAAAACACCTGCTTTCCTCGGAATCTCGAATATCAACAGCAAAGGTTGACCCGGCCCGTAACCCGAATTCAGTGCGCAAGGAGAGACGATGAAGACGACGAAATCATCAGCAACATGCGGCTAAGGAGgcccaagaggaagaagaagattatgagcGATTCGGAGCTGGCTAAAGATTTGGCTAGAGAAATCGGGAAAGCGAACACAGCCTCGGAACAGAGACGAGAAGCGATGAAGAAGAGCGGTGAGATTCTTTGGGGAGAGTTTTGTAAGCATATGGGTTTGAAAGAAGATGAGATGAGGATCAAATGgaggaagattgaagaagaagaagagagattgagtCTGGTTAGAGAGTTTGTGGATGAATGGGCTGGAGATTTTCAGCCTTTATCTGTTAGATCTGTTAAAGAAATGGTCGAACTTGAGTGTTTTGGTTCTGACAAAACaatcgatccttcttcttcttctccttctatgTCTTCGTTTTCAGGGTTGTTTCCTGGATTGAAGAGAATCATTGGTTTTGAGTAG
- the LOC104729068 gene encoding pumilio homolog 18-like, with the protein MEGDQGPKEFNDMISRNNGNEFRGFVSMLTSQSDYFFEIVNDRQGSGRVRRLLGKFRETDEILLNAIVHRFIDIMTGKYSYLVALTAFRVSRSFELVSRTLRDVIYLASDVIGCIALNQMINETKGFFRDELLYEIADNADWLSMDDSGNFVVQHVLNLHDLECTNLVAFRLHGHYVALSSEKRGSYIVEQVLESESMIALCFVVSDLMECGGFTLCSLARHEFGNYVVKKALTVTRRKGKVDLFLGLVRMLKLSPFLDLLRGSQHGRNIVAILDSTRII; encoded by the coding sequence ATGGAAGGAGATCAAGGTCCCAAGGAGTTTAACGATATGATCTCTAGGAACAACGGAAACGAGTTTCGTGGGTTTGTGTCAATGTTAACGTCACAATCCGACTACTTTTTCGAGATTGTCAATGATAGACAAGGATCAGGACGCGTAAGGAGACTCTTGGGAAAATTTCGAGAGACTGACGAAATCTTATTGAACGCTATCGTGCATAGGTTCATTGATATTATGACTGGGAAATATAGCTACCTCGTTGCGTTAACCGCTTTCAGAGTCTCGAGGAGCTTCGAGTTGGTTAGTCGTACCCTCCGTGACGTGATTTACTTAGCCAGCGATGTAATCGGGTGCATCGCACTTAACCAAATGATAAACGAGACAAAAGGTTTCTTCAGAGATGAATTGCTTTACGAAATAGCGGATAACGCTGACTGGCTAAGCATGGACGATTCAGGAAACTTTGTGGTACAACACGTGCTTAACTTGCATGACTTGGAATGCACGAACCTTGTAGCGTTTCGGCTACACGGTCACTACGTTGCGCTTTCGTCTGAGAAACGTGGTAGCTACATCGTGGAGCAGGTTCTTGAGTCTGAATCGATGATAGCTTTGTGTTTCGTCGTGAGTGATCTTATGGAGTGTGGGGGATTCACGTTGTGTAGTCTGGCTCGGCATGAGTTTGGGAATTATGTTGTGAAAAAGGCGTTGACCGTCACGCGGCGGAAGGGCAaggttgatttgtttttgggtcTCGTTAGGATGTTGAAGTTGAGTCCTTTTCTTGATCTCTTGCGTGGGTCTCAGCACGGAAGGAACATTGTGGCGATTCTTGATTCAACAAGAATTATATAA
- the LOC104727080 gene encoding probable sphingolipid transporter spinster homolog 2: protein MDVDGEGDRGKNPRIMERDSDSLKDQITEPSWFTPKKLLVVFCVVNLINYIDRGAIASNGINGSRGTCTSTGTCSSGTGIQGDFNLSNFEDGVLSSAFMVGLLVASPIFASLAKSVNPFRLIGVGLSIWTLAVLGCGLSFDFWSITICRMFVGVGEASFVSLAAPYIDDNAPHDQKSAWLALFYMCIPAGYAFGYVYGGLVGNVLPWRAAFWGEAILMLPFAVLGFVIKPLHLKGFAPDDTGKTRTDNLNVLPVSYGFSSVLKDLKLLLVDKVYVTNILGYIAYNFVLGAYSYWGPKAGYNIYKMENADLIFGGVTVICGIVGTLSGGVILDYMDATISNAFKLLSVSTFIGALFCFSAFCFKSLYAFLAFFAIGELLIFATQGPVNFVVLHCVKPSLRPLAMAMSTVSIHIFGDVPSSPLVGVLQDHVNNWRVTALVLTFVLFPAAAIWSIGIFLNSVDRYNEDSEPDVVTREESTVAPLLEVA, encoded by the exons ATGGATGTTGACGGAGAAGGTGACCGTGGTAAAAACCCTAGAATCATGGAGAGGGATTCAGATTCGCTCAAGGATCAGATCACAGAGCCTTCATGGTTTACCCccaaaaa GCTTCTcgttgtgttttgtgttgtcAACTTAATCAATTATATAGATCGAGGAGCTATAGCAAGTAATGGTATCAATGGGAGTCGTGGTACTTGCACCTCAACTGGTACATGTTCATCTGGCACCGGAATTCA GGGGGATTTCAACTTGAGCAATTTTGAAGATGGAGTTCTGTCATCTGCTTTCATGGTTGGGCTTCTTGTAGCCTCTCCTATATTTGCTTCACTAGCAAAGAG TGTTAATCCGTTTAGACTTATCGGGGTTGGCTTATCGATCTGGACTCTCGCTGTGCTTGGCTGCggtctttcttttgatttttggtcCATCACAATCTGTCGCAT GTTTGTTGGTGTTGGTGAGGCATCATTTGTCAGTCTCGCTGCCCCATATATCGACGATAATGCTCCACATGATCAG AAATCAGCGTGGCTTGCTTTATTCTACATGTGCATTCCGGCAGGCTATGCTTTTGGCTATGTATATGGTGGACTG GTGGGGAATGTCCTTCCTTGGCGTGCAGCATTTTGGGGAGAAGCAATACTTATGCTTCCTTTTGCTGTTTTAGGTTTTGTTATCAAACCCTTGCATTTGAAAG GTTTCGCTCCAGATGATACTGGGAAAACCCGGACAGATAACTTAAACGTCTTGCCAGTCAGCTATGGGTTTTCATCTGTCCTGAAAGATTTGAAATTGCTTTTGGTTGATAAGGTTTATGTTACAAACATTCTTG GGTATATTGCTTACAACTTTGTTTTAGGTGCATATTCATATTGGGGGCCAAAGGCTGGTTATAACATATACAAGATG GAAAACGCTGATCTGATATTTGGAGGGGTCACAGTTATATGCGGAATCGTTGGCACATTATCAGGAGGAGTGATTTTAGATTACATGGATGCTACAATTTCAAATGCTTTCAAG CTTCTTTCAGTTTCAACATTTATAGGAGCACTATTTTGCTTTTCTGCTTTCTGTTTCAAGAGCTTGTATgcatttttagctttttttgcTATTGGTGAACTTCTCATCTTTGCCACACAG GGTCCTGTGAATTTCGTAGTTCTCCATTGTGTCAAACCAAGTTTGAGACCACTAGCAATGGCGATGTCTACTGTCTCTATCCATATCTTTGGAGATGTACCTTCCTCACCACTCGTCGGAGTTCTTCAG GACCATGTGAACAATTGGAGAGTAACTGCTCTTGTTCTTACATTCGTTCTCTTTCCAGCTGCTGCAATTTGGTCCATAG GGATTTTCCTGAATAGTGTGGACAGATATAATGAAGATTCCGAGCCTGATGTCGTGACCAGAGAAGAATCAACCGTTGCACCTCTTCTTGAGGTAGCATGA